Genomic DNA from Lactuca sativa cultivar Salinas chromosome 8, Lsat_Salinas_v11, whole genome shotgun sequence:
ATGGCTCGAAAGCCTGGGGTTTATCGAAAACTTTTCATGGTTCGATGCTGGGTCAAGAGAATACTTTGCTGACCCAACCACATTATTTGTAGTGCAATTAGCTTTGATGGGTTGGGTGGAAGGTCGAAGATGGGCTGACATGGTCAACCCAGGGAGCGTTGACATCGAACCTAATTTTCCCAACAGGAAGAAACCAAAGCCGGATGTCGGGTACCCCGGTGGGTTGTGGTTTGACCCGTTCATGTGGGGAAGAGGGTCGCCGGAGCCAGTGATGGTTCTTAGGACGAAGGAGATCAAAAACGGTCGACTTGCAATGCTGGCGTTTACAGGTTTTGTATTCCAAGCCATTTACACCGGACAAGGTCCCCTTGAGAACCTAACGGCACACCTTGCAGATCCTGGTCATGTCAACATTTTCT
This window encodes:
- the LOC111894234 gene encoding photosystem I chlorophyll a/b-binding protein 6, chloroplastic; amino-acid sequence: MAFTIASTSHSSLSTRGELATKLPSVGRSNNPRYLLRSSHGLKLKAAKGGVSSVCEPLPADRPIWFPGSTPPEWLDGSLPGDFGFDPLGLGSDPETLKWFAQAELMHSRWAMLAVAGILIPEWLESLGFIENFSWFDAGSREYFADPTTLFVVQLALMGWVEGRRWADMVNPGSVDIEPNFPNRKKPKPDVGYPGGLWFDPFMWGRGSPEPVMVLRTKEIKNGRLAMLAFTGFVFQAIYTGQGPLENLTAHLADPGHVNIFSAFSTQIQ